In Candidatus Methylopumilus universalis, one DNA window encodes the following:
- a CDS encoding TolC family protein: protein MLKNLKKILYIALINLSLSISVIASPNFTLQDLIDIAKRENPILDVLKAKEDAARSSVVTAESYLNPEIELGTGPSRFRTPNSTANQRRNYGVNISQPLEFPNVRGAKKAVAESRVNYASSVTEATMINLSLQIKKAFYDVLQNEAVLKIAEGDRDALKNIREKVALRVEVGEAPRYELIKADTELVAAQRDADAALLRISESKFYLRGLVSKSLTDSFSLVGSLPPSDINLNADLLKNEITKSPKLKQIKASADIAENRLRLEEKLINPGLTLNAGVDQDPDITSYRFGVSIPIPIWNQRQGQIGEAAAGYRELQAQYTDQELALKRDIESAFQRYLIAQQQVKTFESSLLSQAESVLKVAEAAYRYGERGILEYLDAQRTFRLVRKDYLASKYDYIVAILEIEQLLGMDILENKI from the coding sequence ATGTTGAAAAATCTAAAAAAAATCCTATATATTGCTTTAATTAATTTAAGTCTAAGCATTTCAGTAATTGCATCACCCAACTTTACTTTGCAGGACTTAATAGATATTGCAAAAAGGGAAAATCCTATTTTAGATGTTCTTAAAGCTAAAGAGGACGCAGCCAGATCAAGTGTTGTGACTGCTGAATCTTATCTTAATCCAGAAATTGAGCTTGGCACAGGGCCCTCTCGTTTTAGAACGCCGAATTCTACCGCAAATCAACGAAGAAATTATGGGGTGAATATATCCCAACCTCTTGAGTTTCCAAACGTTCGTGGTGCAAAAAAAGCGGTTGCCGAATCCAGAGTCAATTACGCTTCATCTGTTACCGAGGCCACAATGATTAATTTGTCGTTACAAATTAAAAAGGCTTTCTATGATGTACTTCAAAACGAAGCTGTCTTAAAAATTGCCGAGGGTGATCGTGATGCATTAAAAAATATCCGCGAAAAGGTTGCTCTCCGAGTCGAGGTTGGCGAAGCACCGAGATATGAATTAATTAAAGCAGATACAGAATTGGTTGCAGCACAAAGAGATGCGGATGCCGCGTTATTAAGAATCTCTGAGAGTAAATTTTATCTCAGGGGTTTGGTCAGTAAATCACTTACTGATTCATTTAGTTTAGTAGGCTCACTTCCTCCGAGTGATATTAATCTTAACGCTGATTTATTAAAAAATGAAATTACTAAAAGTCCAAAATTAAAACAAATCAAAGCCTCAGCAGATATTGCAGAAAATCGATTGCGATTAGAAGAGAAACTTATCAATCCAGGATTAACGCTTAATGCTGGCGTTGATCAAGATCCTGATATTACAAGCTATCGTTTTGGCGTAAGCATCCCCATTCCTATTTGGAATCAAAGACAAGGACAAATAGGCGAGGCGGCGGCTGGATATAGAGAACTACAAGCGCAATATACAGACCAGGAATTGGCTCTAAAGCGAGACATTGAGTCTGCTTTTCAGCGCTACCTCATTGCTCAACAGCAGGTTAAAACTTTTGAGTCAAGCCTTCTGAGTCAAGCAGAATCAGTCTTAAAAGTAGCTGAGGCAGCTTATCGCTATGGGGAGCGAGGTATTCTCGAATACTTAGATGCACAAAGAACTTTTCGTTTAGTTCGCAAAGACTATCTAGCATCAAAATATGATTACATTGTAGCTATTTTAGAAATTGAACAACTATTAGGTATGGATATCCTGGAGAATAAAATTTAA
- a CDS encoding efflux RND transporter periplasmic adaptor subunit has protein sequence MKKLVSQLFLIFVSTLLLSACSKSENVSEQKKLDPLEIMITPEIQKQTKNEVVKYQDVGETLMIPGRLETQNRKLVKIGSPITGRVSDLYVSLGDVVKKGQVLAKVNSIELTQTQLTLIKSTQLIGLKTKAVERAKLLFEADVISKAEMLRIENELDAVKADYRASRDQLMVLGMNEKTLEKLESSGQINSYGDVISRSDGIIISRAINLGQIVNPQDNLFHVADLSKLWAVANIPEQQASFIQKDEIVTIEIPALENKKIEAKIIFEGSIVDPETRTVLVRTEIDNQSLSLKPDMLTSMYIQAKKVSRLAVPTAAIVRENDRNYVFIQNSPKTYRLREVQLGHKDGNLITILSGLAEGETIISDGAFHLNSERKKKELE, from the coding sequence ATGAAAAAACTTGTTAGCCAATTATTTTTAATTTTCGTGAGTACATTATTGCTTTCGGCTTGTTCGAAATCAGAGAACGTGAGTGAGCAAAAAAAATTAGATCCCTTAGAGATTATGATTACTCCAGAAATCCAAAAACAAACTAAAAATGAAGTAGTCAAGTATCAAGATGTCGGGGAAACACTAATGATTCCGGGTCGCCTTGAAACACAAAATCGAAAGCTTGTAAAAATTGGCTCCCCTATAACAGGAAGAGTGAGCGATCTTTATGTCAGCCTTGGCGATGTTGTAAAAAAAGGCCAGGTGCTTGCAAAAGTAAACAGTATCGAACTGACTCAAACACAACTGACCCTTATTAAATCAACGCAGCTCATTGGACTAAAAACCAAAGCAGTTGAGCGAGCTAAACTTCTATTCGAAGCAGATGTCATTAGTAAAGCTGAAATGCTACGCATTGAAAATGAGCTTGATGCAGTTAAAGCAGATTATAGGGCGAGTCGCGATCAGCTTATGGTGTTGGGTATGAATGAAAAGACGCTAGAAAAATTAGAATCTTCAGGTCAAATCAATTCATATGGTGACGTGATTAGTCGATCTGATGGCATTATTATCTCTCGCGCAATTAATTTAGGTCAAATTGTTAATCCTCAGGATAATTTATTCCATGTAGCTGATCTTTCAAAGCTATGGGCCGTTGCTAACATTCCTGAACAGCAAGCTTCTTTTATTCAAAAAGATGAAATCGTGACCATTGAAATTCCTGCGCTAGAAAATAAAAAAATTGAAGCAAAAATTATATTTGAGGGAAGTATTGTTGATCCAGAAACTCGTACTGTCTTGGTTCGGACTGAAATAGACAATCAAAGTTTATCTTTGAAGCCCGATATGCTCACTTCAATGTATATTCAAGCAAAGAAAGTTTCAAGGCTTGCTGTTCCAACTGCAGCTATTGTAAGAGAAAATGATCGAAATTATGTGTTTATTCAAAACAGTCCAAAAACTTATAGATTGCGAGAAGTTCAATTAGGGCATAAAGATGGAAATCTCATCACCATACTAAGCGGCTTAGCTGAAGGTGAAACCATTATTTCAGATGGCGCTTTTCATCTGAATAGTGAACGCAAGAAAAAAGAGCTTGAATAG